The Camarhynchus parvulus unplaced genomic scaffold, STF_HiC, whole genome shotgun sequence genome has a window encoding:
- the SYN1 gene encoding synapsin-1 encodes MGGARAGALLQGGPVGTERLRVQRIGDQYRALRWSLGGGDTAGEGPQVEPVALSPRHRAWVDACAGLFGGVDICGVEALRGPDGQEQIVQVLGSWLPLLGPGAAEDQAQIVELVLERMREELPRPRSPSPARPRPQVSVTSGTPRPGTPPQQRPQPQGAPPPSGPAQPRPQPQGQPRPQMGGASPHPTQPGPAQPRGPAQPRPQGAQPRPQTPTATPQPRPTSPQPRPQTPPSPAQPRPQTPPSSPQPHPQAPPTSQPRPPLAASAPQPRPPSPQPRPQAPPTSPQPRPQISPTPQPRPQTLPSSQPRPPGPAVSPQPRPQAPPTPQPRPQAPPTSSPHPRPPGPATSPQPR; translated from the exons ATgggcggggcccgggcggggGCGCTGCTGCAGGGGGGCCCCGTGGGAACCGAGCGGCTGCGGGTGCAGAGGATCGGGGACCAGTACAGAGCCCTGCG GTGGTCCCTGGGGggcggggacaccgcgggggAGGGGCCACAGGTGGAGCCGGTCGCTCTCAGCCCCAG GCACCGGGCGTGGGTCGATGCCTGCGCCGGCCTCTTCGGAGGCGTCGACATCTGCGGGGTGGAGGCGCTGAGGGGCCCCGACGGGCAGGAGCAGATCGTGCAG gtgctgggctCGTGGCTGCCCCTGCTGGGCCCGGGCGCGGCCGAGGACCAGGCCCAGATCGTGGAGTTGGTGCTGGAGCGGATGAGGGAGGAGCTTCCccgcccccgcagcccctcccCCGCCCGGCCACGCCCACAG GTGTCGGTGACGTCGGGGACCCCCCGGCCGGGGACCCCCCCCCAGCAGAGACCCCAACCCCAGG GTGCTCCGCCCCCGTCCGGAcctgcccagccccgcccccagccGCAGGGGCAGCCCCGCCCACAAATGGGTGGAGCTTCACCACACCCCACCCAACCAGGCCCCGCCCAGCCCCGAGGCCCCGCCCAGCCACGCCCACAGGGTGCACAACcccgcccccaaaccccaacgGCCacgccccagccccgccccacTTCCCCACAGCCACGCCCACAAACCCCgcccagcccggctcagccccgCCCACAAACCCCGCCCAGCTCGCCACAGCCACACCCGCAAGCCCCGCCCACTTCACAGCCCCGCCCACCTCTGGCTGCCTCGGCGCCTCAGCCACGCCCACCCAGCCCGCAGCCCCGCCCACAGGCCCCGCCCACATCCCCGCAGCCACGCCCACAAATTTCTCCCACACCCCAGCCCCGCCCTCAAACCCTGCCCAGTTCTCAGCCCCGCCCACCAGGCCCAGCTGTGTCCCCGCAGccaaggccacaggccccgcCTACTCCACAGCCCCGCCCCCAAGCCCCGCCCACCTCCTCCCCTCACCCCCGCCCCCCAGGCCCGGCGACGTcaccccagccccgc